The genomic interval tattatatattgttatatatatattgtttgccTCTGTGATGTAACTggaatgatgagatagatgttcttctatGTTTTATTATTTCACTGCCACACTGTGTTGGATCTTGTCCAGCcatcttgtctcaagaggaccacaatagaaataagtcccagactttattgtgtgttatctcGATGATTTTATTAACGTGCAAGTATGGCTTTTaagttttatgtgtgcttgtttttaAATGGTCGAATGAATAAGCTAAACTACGAACttcagagtaaaaaaaaaaagtatatttttggttctgatggggtacgacagttgaactaagctcatgaggcactTATAAGTTATATTCCTCAAGAATCAATGGTCAAAAATCGATGTAGCAGCTAAGGATTCTATCTTTAAACCaatatttttctctctttctttctcactctctctctctgtccctgcctcttCCACAccactcgttctctctccctcatccctctctctctccctctctctcccctctccaggcTGTGAGCCCTGTGGAGTGTGGTCATGACCAGCCAGGGCAGCAACAGTAGCAGGAAGGACAGCCATGCTGCtgacagtaccccctcctcctccacgctCCCCCGCCCGCCCCCAGGCCCCAAGCTGCAGGTGCAGCGCTCTCTCTCCCGGGACACCATCACCATCCACTTCTCCGCCCTGGGacaagaggaggacgaggagctGTATGGGTTTGGGGCGTCTGTGTCATCATCCTCCCCAGGAGAGGAGTCAGAAGGGCTGGGTGGGATGGGGGTGAGGACTGAGGACCAGGGCATCGTGACGGCCTTGGAAGCCAGCGAGGGTCTACTGTTTGAGGCTGGAGGGATTGGGACCACCACTACCATTGATGTGTCCTCTACTACTCTACCCCACAGCCCAGCACTGCCCATCCTCCTCCACGCACACCCCCTCCAGTCCCCCCGCTTGCTCCTCCTGGCCCTCTGATCACACAAGACCACgatccctcccacctcctcctccaccacctcctcccgtCCGCTCCGCAGCCCTGCCCCTCCAAGCCTTTCCTCAGCCTCAGGTCCCTGTCCAATGAAATGATGGTTGCCCCTCCTTCTTCTGCCGGACGCCACCGCCACCACCTGATGAAGACGTTCGTCAAGTCTCTCCACGGACAACACCAGGCCCGACCACCAGGAGGCGCcctcaccaccatctctctccagcAGCGCCCACCTCCAGACTCCCGCGTCAACAACCTGCAGCTCTTCAAGCAGTTGGGCCAGCCGATGGGCTCCACCACGTCTGGGGTGGTGATTCTAAGACGGCCCCCTCTCACCCTCACCTCCCGCCGACGGGAGGTGTTTCTTCAAGGTGCAAGAGATGGAGGCCAGGATCGAGATACTAGGGAGGCGTTGTCGGAGGTCATGTGAGCCAATGCAGCTGTTCAGTAAGTTCATGGGCGACGAGGCTGGAGGCGGAGCCGAGGgagggggtacaggagggggtgcCTCTGCTAcccaccgctcctctcctcagCGCCACGGAGCTCACCAACCTGGCAGGCCTCAATGGGCACGCAGAGAGCAACAACAACTACAGCATCAAAGAGGAGGGGGCAacttgaaggagaggaggaagaggggagaccCTACTGGTGAAGCCTCAGCAGACActatcttctcctcctccagccaAGTCCCTCCAGGACCTCCAgggtctcctccctcctcctctccccaggtccTCCCCCTCGCCCAGTCACTGCTCCATGTCGGCCCTAGTCCGCCTGGAGGACGAGGAGTTCTGTGAGCTCTACAGTGAAGGCTTTGAGCTCTGTACTGACACTGAGACACCGGACGGGGAGCGGCCCGGGTCCCTGCAGATCCAAACAAGCACGGGCGTCTGCAGTGAAGTCGGTAGTCcgacgaagaggaggaagactTACCAAACGGCCATCACTGGCCTCCTTCTTCACGTGTCTAGTCTACAGTTACCTGGTATTTCCCCTGCCACCCTATTTGTGTGCGGTGGCAGGGGGTGGCAGCAGGGTTCATGCTGGCTATACTGGTGGTGTGGCTGTCGGCCTGAGGTCTCCAGCTGCAGTGGACCAGGCAGGCAGACGAAGGGGGGAGCAGTGGAACACCAGCTGGATATCAAAGAACCTGGAATCTTTAAGGTAGGTCACTGTGTTAGCTGTTTAGTACTAAGTATTTAGAAATTGAAATTAGTGCCAAAACAATTGGTAAAAAACTGTAAAGGTGCATTAGGAAGACTGGAAACAAAAGCCTGCTCTACTCTCCAGAACCAGAGAGTTTGTGACTGAACACTGTCCTATGTTTCACAGCCTATCCCTGTATTTTCTGTATAAGATTATGACATAGAAAGCTCTCTACCCAAGAGGATAGAtaaggatagaggatagatttATAAATGCAACAATAAAGATATTGTCATGGATAGGAATACTTTTCTGTTGTG from Oncorhynchus gorbuscha isolate QuinsamMale2020 ecotype Even-year unplaced genomic scaffold, OgorEven_v1.0 Un_scaffold_7969, whole genome shotgun sequence carries:
- the LOC124029862 gene encoding testis-expressed protein 2-like, translating into MTSQGSNSSRKDSHAADSTPSSSTLPRPPPGPKLQVQRSLSRDTITIHFSALGQEEDEELYGFGASVSSSSPGEESEGLGGMGVRTEDQGIVTALEASEGLLFEAGGIGTTTTIDVSSTTLPHSPALPILLHAHPLQSPRLLLLAL